The DNA sequence CTTAAATGTGCTTATAATGTAGGTGACAGCGGGAAAAAAACTAGCTCATTCTGTgcgaaaatgtatttaaaagttatcAAATTATAAGTTGAAGTTATGAAGAAcaggtggctgtggctcaggaggcagagccGTTCATCCACCAATCTGAAGGTTGGTGAAAACACGATATAAATGCAGccatttatgattatttatgatttatgatttcaATGTTCATTAAGGTCCATGAATATTATTTCAGAACAGATATGAAAGACTGTAAATCCATCCTTTTTAAACTATTAATATTTACCTAGTGGGATCTTAAttggcaaaataaaaatagcacAATTGTTATGATAACATGTCAGGGAGGGATTTAGTGTAATGTCCAATTAAAATCTCCATTCTGctggaggaagggagcaaacaCTACCCTGATTAGTGTTTTTCCTGCTATAGTTCTATATGTGGAGAAAGGCTCACCTGTTGCTCACCAGTCCCTCTAATATATCTTAGGTTAGTGAGCATTGAGGACAGATATGAGTTAAAATGTCTGCTGACAAGCCTTTTCTTCTATCAGATACACCTAAGAGTAGcaccttttatgtttttacaaaaatgttattataattattatttgctATTAGATTTTTCATCCCAGCCATTCTGCTTTTGTTGTCTGAAATGAACTTCCTCCTTTTCACCAGATTCAGATGTTTCAACCCCATCTATGATGAAAACTATAATTTCCAATATTTCCAGAATCAAAACTACTGGTTGTAATATGATGTTTAAGATTATGATAAACTGCACATTGTGTTTCTCCCTTTACGGGTACTTGCAACATGAATTCAGGGTGACGAAACCTTCCCTTGTATGAAGTCAGCTGAACTGTACTTCACCTCTTCCTGTGAAAAGGAAGGGATaacttctgtgttttttcagcGAGTGATCTGTTTATTTAGGCTTACTTCCTATTATTATTACTCAGTGGGTATTATGTACTTGTACTCATAAATGAAAGTGCTTTCATTGAACATAAAAACATCCCATGAAGAGGTTGTCATTTTGAAAAAGTTTTCATTAAACTTTGTTTTCCATAAACATGTAACAATGATAAGCAGCTGGGCTGGACGGCTCTTACAAAACTATACGAGCAGACGGTGATAACAAACAGCCTGTGTATGTTGAAATTTGTGCAACTGGCCACGAAGGTTTGTTAACATAACTATGGAGAAATGTGTAGACAACTCAAACTGTGGTTGTTGTTAAGTTAACCAGTATGTTGTCAGACTACAGTTAACATCTGTGAGACGACTGTGTTTTAGATACAGAACATCTCTGAATGAAAAAGGTCAAACAGACATAGTGCACAGAGATTTATTATTCCTTTATATTCACTTCACTACTTATTCTAAATCTCATCAAATTTATAGATGAGATTTTAACTCCTGATGCTTTGGCTGAACAAgcaataaaatatcataatgaGTCTCTTCATATACTTGGATAAATATTATGTTTAGTAAATCTATATTACGAACTTAATTATAGCATCTATTTTATGAGAAACTGCTGAAGCATGCTGAAGAGGAGTTTATTATCCTCCCACTTTCGTTCTtgattaatgaaaacatttttggcaAATGCTTTTGCTTTCGTCCGTCTTGCGCCGGTCCAAGAATTTCACCTCTAGCAGCACAATACGAATAGTCACAATTACCAAGAGACTGAAAAacgtgtgagagtgtgtgtgagccaAACTATTATGAGTCAAATTAGAGGCAAAACTGGGATaaatatttcctcttttagCCCAGAAAGCTGACTATCACAGTTTAAACACTCAACACTGTCACTTTGAAcaaaggaacagaggaaataCTGATGTTAGTCAGAACAAGTAAAGATATGAAATCCTTAGAGCCAGGACTCTGTCTTCTAGGAAATGTAACAAATCTGAAACTAAATCAGCGTTCCAGGAAATTCATTGATATAGCTCTTACTGTTTCCAGAAAATGTATTGCGTTAACTTGGAAGTCAGATTCCCCCCTCTCAATATCAAAATGGATATCAGAAATGATGACCTGTTTGCCCTTGGAGAAGATAACCTATGTCATGAGAGACAGATATGATGCCTTTTTAAAGATCTGGCAACCTTTTATTGAATATATAGGGACACTACCTTTATCAGCTGTGGACTGTAATCTTTGAACTGGTCCAACTGTGAACCAATACTAGCGTCCAGATACAATGTTGACATATCAATGTGTTGCAATgcaataaatatgtatgtaattcattttattttatttatttatttattgtctacTTAGTTACTGttatctttccttttcctcttaaCCCTTTGTTAACTTTGTTATTAAGTACTTTTTGTGGGAATAAGTTGTATTATTCTTGAATAATTGAAAagtattccaaaaaaaaaaaagatatgaaatCCTGAATCGAATCTGAGATTAATCAATACAATATTAAGGTAACACTTTGTTTTACGGGTTCATGACGTTCTAATAATTGCCAGATAGTCTCCTGGAGATACTGATTAAATGTATTACTAATTACAGGGAAATTAGATTTTTGCATGAAAGAACTGCTCCATTTGATTAGAGATAGGCATCTTTATACCTGCTATATGTTAAATTATATGTTACTTTTAGCcaaatttgacatatttgaatGTCCAGCTGACAAATGAAACACAGGAAATTATCCAGACATCACATGCCAATCTCATTCTGAATTATGCgcatcatattttttattgaattgtGGGCCAACTATCTAAATACAAATTGCTGAGACACAAAGTTAAACACTCCTAATATGCATATGTGAATATATCTGAGCAGTATTTAGTATTACTTATGCCTAatcatctaaaaaaaataaatgtgtatgaatatgaattaaACATCTACCCATCTTCATCTTCTCTGGACTGCAGCCTCACCTGTAGTCCTCATTCACCATCAGCGTGTTGGCCGCCCAGCCAGGTGAAAAGGGGTTGGGCATGAGGCCGCTGGTTGGGACCATTGTAGGAGCCACGGAGGGAGGTACTGGGGTCAGAGGTATGATGGATGCCCCGCTGATACTACTGTCATTGCCCAGGCCTGCGTCGCTGCTGGACCGGGCCAtggagatagaggagaggaggttgATCACATTCTCAGATAACCTCCGGCAGTTCCGCAACGACACCAGGAAAGGTTTACTGCCAGTAAAGAGCTCGTCCATTGTGGTCAGCGGgccagagacagacagctgcagTCCAGTAATTGTGTCTGAAATCTGTAGAGGGCGGAAAGGAGGAATGTGATGGGGGTTAAGTGGAAAGGAAACCACAAAATAGAGATGTTGGTGCTCATAAAATCCTGGTCAGCTTTGAGTGGTTTTGTATGGAGACACTACAACTACTACTTGGGTATCTCGGTGCCTCTGTCTGATAATGCATGTCTCGAACTCAACTTTACTATAAATTCAATTTTGGATGTAAgataaaagctttatttatcaAATTTCTTAAAATTAGTTTAAGATCTTTCAGATGGCAGATGGCAGCGGTACAGAGAGGTGAGCACACACCTGCTGAGATATGTTTAGGATTGTTAAGATGAATCACGTGTTAGCTGAAGCAGTTTGTTAAAAGTGAAGGATGGGTTGGTCGTTTGTAAACACAACAAATTCAAATttagcgagagagagagagagcagcggtGGTCGAGCAcactagagagtgaatgaggaGAGCGATAGTGGCTGGTGATAACACAGCTGTGAAtcagattaaaaaacattattttctgtttttttcacagcagtTTCGTTCTTAAGCACAAATAaacccccacaccccccacaCCTCTCTGTGGGAATGTGCTGAATTGCGggattttgtgtgaatgcacaGCTTCATCCTGTCCACTGTGGCCTCCCTGCTCTGCGTGTGTGTACCTCAGCATGCCTCTGGtcaagcaaacacacagacctgcagctctttatacatccatgagacggaaacacagagcagagtAGAACAGAAGAGGGAGACCCAGCATGCTGTTAatggctggggggggggggggggggctacacacccactgcccaCAGGTTGATGCCCAGAAGTTTCCCAAACACATCaaaataataagataaatacACTGCCACACACTTCTAGTGGGACACATGTGATGATTGAGAGGGATTACACTTTTCAACACCTTTACATTACCATGTCCACACATCCACATCTGTGCTACTGATGCTGCTGACTTACAGATTTCAGATCCAAAGTTTATTTCCTTTATTACAATAAATGATCAATATATTTCCTGGCATTTGCATACGTACATTCCTGTTTCTGACACGTGCTACGACTACTCCTCTCTTTAAACTGTGCCTGTGCTTGATGATGGTCATATAAAATAAACTGCTCTATTTCAAATTGCTGAGATGGACTTAAAGGGATTTGACTTTGAATGATTCACTCATGTGCTTTTCCACCTGCTCACAGGTAATAACGAATGTATATTGTCATCTCCAGATCCTGTAGTTTTTCTGACCTGTATCTTCCACAGAGCACAGTGGAGCAGCCTGACACATAAACCACTGTCTGACCACAGAGAAATCAATAAAACAGGAGTCTGTatcccattttcttttttctctcagcagAACACATGTAAGCATGaatctctctgcctctcctcttcacacacacacacacaaacgttctctctctctctctctctctctctctctctctctctctctctgtctctcacacacacacacacagtgtcaagTAGGGTAGATATTCTGCATGACATTTTACTTGTGGAGAACAGCACTCACCAGCAGATCGATGGAAGCTAGCGTATAATTGGCTGTGAGAAGAGACGAGGTCAACTGATACATCCCATCATTAGCTTCACTGTTGCCATAGAAACCGATGCCTATGGCAACACTgcaaaggggggaaaaaggaaacatgaacacattGTGGGAgggtgtatacagtatgtgtgtgagagaggaatAGAAGAACAGATAGCACAGgcataaatgtaatgtttaattcagtgtgtatgtacattttaaatgaatgtgacaCAAGGAGATGGAGCTGGCGAGGATGTGATATGTGTGCTCTGGATGAGCATACCAAGAGTGGAGCGCAGGGGGAAGGGATTAAACAGATGATGGAAAAAAAGCTGACTCTTAGGACTGAACAGTTAAGCTTCAGCAAGGAAAAGCATTCGAAATGTTAAACATAGCGACATGTTTACACATCTTTCTGTTATTCAAATATTCAGATTAGGGCTCAGGCCAGATGTTCATCAAATCCCCTCAAACCCGAGAGAAATGGTATGACCCAATCTCCCACAAAGTATGTGACCCAGATTAGAAAGCAGGGGGAAAAAGGAGGAATGTGTATCTGCGTCCGTGTGTATTTTGCATTCCAAGCTGCCAAATGTGAATGCTGTCTAATGCAGCTGCATTTCAAATGACGTACGCCTGTTTTTGTACTTGTGTCCAAAGGCCACCATCTGGAGGAAAGAGTGTCACGTGAAATATTTTCAAGTGGTAAACTGCAGCACTATTTTTTTCATGCAGTCTAGCACTGGGAGAGCTCTTCTACTGAGCATCACAGAGGAAGACGActacattaaattacattaagcTCCATGAGGGGGAGACACGAACCACATCAACCTACAAGCTgcacatgatgacatcattatgaCAGCTGAAATTAGATCCCCAGTACATTATGTTCTGTGATATAGCTTTACAGTCAGGCAGCATTGCATATAAACGTGCTGCGAATGGACTTGAATATAATAACAGGCGCTACTGAAGCATTAAACTACACTATAATTTCATTACAGCACACAGCTGAGCCTGTAGCTTTAGATTTAAAAGGTCTGATAGGCAGCTGAGCTTCCCCTCATTGACTTTTGCTAGAGTGTCATGGACAGATGTCTGGCAGCATTTCTTTTGCAGAGACAATGCACTGACTTGATGACGGCATGGTCATCAGATCTGAGGGGGACACCCGTGGGTAAATGAGTGTTGGGCTGTAGGTGGACGAGCTGAGATCATccccacacacactgaatattgaaatctacacacacacacacacacacacacacacacacacacacacactgctgtcaaaGGCCTGCGGTTGGTAAACAGTAACATAACATGACCATCAGCTGTTATCCGGCCCTCCTGTTGTCTCCAGTGACATTGGTGACTGTGTGACAGGCTAAAAATCACATGACAATGGAGAGGGTGACAGCTTGTGATTCACAGCTGGCAGTGCTGTAAAGTAACCAAGTCCATTTACTCATGTACTACAACTATGATAGTACTTTTTTCATAGTATTATAGTATTTCTAGGTTATGTTCTGCTTATGTTCTGCTCCTACTCCACACAGGTAAATATTGTAGCTTTTTACTAGAGCAAATAAATTCAAgattaatatatacatacataggttctgtgtttttttaatttatagttatttatgtttattaaattacaagtttactgtttcagtgcactgatgtcatttaatACAATACAAGTTTATTATTGAAATGTAACATCATGCATTTAGGCCGATATATGGATATCAGAATTCTTTACTCCTTAATATCGGCATGAGCCCCAATAATCTAGTACTGGTCGAGCCTTAGATTTTCCTCTACTACATTTATCTTAACATACAATAAACTTATTAAACACAATGCACTGATGAAGATTAAACCAGTGCTTCTCAACATTTTTATGacactttacaaaaaaaagtgtctacTGGGgttttttgtcatgtttcagaAAGTTTCTTTTAAATAACTAATGTTGGGCTCAAAGAGGTAAAATTGTtcaatattttacaaaaaatgcaaatattagaTAAAAGTccaaaacaatgaatacaaatttgtgttttttcatctttccactaccattaatcatctcacaacccTCTAAAATGATCTTGCATCCTTTTTGAAGGGGGCCACTGGACTAAAGGACTGAAAGGGAAAAAGCTGCTAGTGAATTAATACATCAGTAATAACAATCTAATGATGtgatatatattaatatatcagtcacaaagacatttttctgtataatgaatcattttactttttatactattttattgATAAAACTTTGAACTTCTGCTTgtaatacagtttttttttaattactgtatTTCACttgtacttaagtaaaggatttGAATACTTCTTCAACCACTGCTAAAAGGTcagctgtgtgtatttgtgcctGTTGTCGATACTGTAATAACGTCTGAATCCTCCTTCTCACCAACACAGTGTGACGGACGCCACCGCCACCCACGTGACGCAGCAGATGCCCCTCCCCTTCTTCCCACTGTAACCGTGACCTGTGCTGccatcttcatcctcctcctcctcctctgatccCTCGCTCCGGTCACCACGgtgacagcagcagtagtgtatgaggaaggaaagaaccaCCAAGAGGGAGAGAACAAGAGCGATGGCTGATAAGCTGGACAAAACCAGCAGAGtctgaggaagaaagagaagagcagGATGAGTATATAAGTCAGTGAATCTGAAATATGGCACTTTAATTCCATTTTTACTAGCAAATTGAGAGGGTAAAATACTAAGTAATCCTGTTAAATTCCATAGCTCGTCTTAGCGTCCCGCCCCCATTAGCAGCAGGAGATGGTAATTAAAAAGGTATAAGAATATAAATTGTGTACATCAAAGAGGCAGGCAAAATCAAGGATACAGATACACACTACATGCATTAACACAGATGGATTCACAGTTAATTTGAGGTGAATTTTGACTTTATACACTGATTTCAAAGGCTTTAACCCATGAATCCCTGATCTGTCTATGTTCCAGTATCACATAGTGAGCGTTAATATCACTAAGCCCTATCAGATTCTGCATCTGATCAGGCTCCATGTCATAAAAGTCAACATTACTGAAATGCATTTTGCCTCAACATGTATCTACAGTATTATCCTTCATCCATCTGCCCGTCTGTCACTCCCCATTCCTCCACCTTCTCTCGATCTCACCTCCTGCTCACTGAAGCCCCTCCCCATCGCTCCACTCAACCCATCCCTCTTTCCCCATGTTCTCCCTCGCTcccactctctttcttttctatcCACACCACTGAATCTCTATTAATAATCTGTGACCTACTTAAATACATTCACTGCCACCCTCTCTCACTCCTACTCTGACTcactttgctctctctctctctctctctctctctctctctctcgctctctctctctctcgctctctctctctctctctctctctctctctggtcttTTCTTCAGCAACCTCCTCGCATTACTCAttccctctctcattctctctcggAGCACTTTCagtctcttttgtctttctgttcTGCAGGATaatttgccccccccccccccctccctcctctttgtACCGCAGAGAAGTCACAAACACGCACTGTGAGACACGGCTAGCTGGAGATGTGTAAGAAGGCCTGTTGGAAGCGAGGGATGAAACCTTTTGCATTTTGCAGCAGGAAATTGCACACCATGAACCATGCAGACAATAGCAACTGTTTGAAGCACACTATCTcatgcattaaaacaaaattgcattaaaaataaaaattgccaATTTGTACGCACAGAAGCAGGTGCAATGTCATGGCTGTGTGACAGTTTAGAGGAGCATTAAAACATCTAATGCAAggtggaaaatgaaaaatagattAGATATGAACTCAAGGGTTCTTAGTCGTGTCCCCACCAATAATTAGGGCAATAAAGTGGCAtgaaaaaagatttttaaaggACTGTAAATGTCATCATCATGGCTCTGTAGTTTGCTGTTACATTCAGGGATTTATGGAGCGATACATAAAATGATGTGGAGCAAATTGCCTATCACTTAGTTACTTAATTGTTCACCATTTCTGTGCATTTATTACTACAAATGCAGCGACAGGACTGTAATTATTACGCAATCAGCCACCTCAGATGTGACAGGTACAGTGCAGCATGTGGTTTCAGTGTTGTGTAAGTGGCTGTGGCAGGTGTCCGTTACCTGCTGGTACTCCCAGCTGTCGGGGACAAAGATGTTGTCCCTCATCTGCATGGTGAGGTCCAGCCGGGGGAGGGCGTGACACATCCTCACCCACAGCGAGGGGCTATAGCTGGGCACCGTTGTCATGGCAGCCATTTTCTACTGCCACTGGTCCCTTCCTCCACCCTgcgtgaaggagggagggaaggaaaagaggtgtCAGAGCAGCTGTGATGTGAAGAAGTAAGAGCAGAGGAGATTTAAGAAGGTAAGGAGGGGTGAAGGTCTTCCTGAGCTCATGGTCAAACTGAGAGTACAGAGAGGTCAAGGCCTGCTCTACAGCCACAGTGCCCCTCCTTCATCCGGGAACAGTGCAGACAATTTATGACCAGTGATCACCTGAGGaaagcaagggtcaaaatgtcaGCCATAGTTACTGAAGAATAGCTCTTGGGAGTGTAAATCAGTGCACACACCTCGCCTGGAGAGGAGGCTGTAGTGCCCCTCTGAGTTTTAAGATTTACCCTTTTCTGTTCCAATCTTtggatttgaacatttttgagaAAATTATCAGATTTTTGGTCACATGCTGCAGTGTGATTAGAGTTGAAACTCTTCGTCTAACAATACATTTGTTGaaatacagaaaattaattgacaGCAACtttgataactgattaatcatttacGTCTTTTCatgagacaaaaaaatattaaatatttgctgGATTCAGCTTTTCAAACGTTAAACGATTTTCTGTGTTTCATATCATCTTCACTTGAACATCTTCGGGTTTTGGAAAGCAGGCTGgacaaaactaaatatttgaaGATGTAACCCTGggcattttacagtttaagcAATAACTAATTTATTACTTTACTAAATactagttgttgttttttaaaacagtagAAATCTAAAATAATTATCATTAGTTGTGCCATAGACAAGGAGATTACATTACTACATGTGGAAAAATCAGTTTGCTTTTGACAgacctcttccttttttccttatgCAAAATAGTTTCTGCTATAGGAGCAGCATGGATTATATAGGGGATATACAGGGTCTGTGAAGGGGTCTCTTTGGCTGGATACATACAGAGGAAGAACAGTGTGTAAAGCAGCAAGCAGACAAAAATACAAGATAAGATGTATTTGACTCCATCATCACCCACTGTTCAGTGTTCAGCATCTCTTACTAAAGCCGACCAAGGGGGGAGAAAGTAGGGTAAATACAAAGGGCAAATCCAGTTagcccaaacacacactggaatccTCCTCACAATGAAGGAGCAGAGGGGGAACAGAGGGCGAGACTGAGCCTGCTCAGCTTCTGATACGGGCTGCCTAGATTAAGAAACCATCAGAGCTTTACTGTTTAAGAAAAGCACGTTTTAAGACTGCCCAAGAGAGGACGAGCACAGAGAGAAGCATTCACAACAACAGCAATGATACAAAGAATTATACAACACAGCTCAATGCCCATATTCTGCATTTATGTCAATAATGTCAAATAGATTCTGAACTAAAGGCCTGTGTTGGATTGTACTGTTTAATGCAGCTGGTATTTATTCAATACAACAACCAACACTGTGCTCTAAACTGGTGAGGCTTTTTTACTGTCCCTATTGATCCACACTTAAAAGCCACAGCACATCATTTTGACAGTCACTGTGGATGATAAAAGTTTTGATTCAGCCACATGACACAATTTGCTCATTCAGATTTGGGGTGTTTATGGCCCAGAACAAGTTAACAGCTCGCCCACAGGCCAGACAGGGTCTGCTGTAAGCCCATTACAATACGCCTGTTCACCTTAATGGTTCCAGCAGCCCAACTGTCACAAATCAAATCATTGCCAGCACTCCATTTCCCTTATTAAAATGATGCTGAACATAATGGTTCACACGCTGAGACTTGCATCCAGCCACCACCACACATCAGCAGTGTAAACAGACTTGTGTTCCAGATGTTAGTCGTCGTATTTATGAATTTTTTCAGGATCATTTATCTTGAGTGAGTTTATTTGATTAGATGTTTTACAAGAGCTGTGAGGCAGGTCTATGAGGCGCATTTATCAGACTTTGGAGCGTGTGAAAGCTTTCCGAGAGGCTTAATAATCGAGTGAGGGAATAATTCCACAATCAAAGCGCAATCAGCCAACCTGTTGTGATTACCACCACCAGTAAAATGCGCCAATATAGAAAAGCATTTCCACTGATGGATGACAGTAGTGTACTAATAATGATTTTCACTGCAAGGCAAATAAGTGGTGACACATGCACCATGCAGCATACAAAACACATTAGAAGACAACTCAAGataaacaaaatatgaatgacAGCAGGTTATTCGTCTTGCTGTGATGTCACTTCTTGCACAGCACTAATTGGAAAATGCACCGTGATGACAGGCGACAGGTCAAAGTCTAGGTGGGATTCTTGGGCGACCCAGAAAGTTACTGGGAGAATCTAATGAGGTGCTGATGGAAGTGAGGAGGGGTTCACAGTCCTGGGGCAGCAGTTACTCAGCAGTTGTCACAGATAGGAAGCCTCAAGTTGATGTGATGTCTCCTGCCAGCTTGTTATCATGCCTCTTACCATTGCATAACTGA is a window from the Scomber japonicus isolate fScoJap1 chromosome 10, fScoJap1.pri, whole genome shotgun sequence genome containing:
- the ttyh1 gene encoding protein tweety homolog 1 isoform X1; its protein translation is MAAMTTVPSYSPSLWVRMCHALPRLDLTMQMRDNIFVPDSWEYQQTLLVLSSLSAIALVLSLLVVLSFLIHYCCCHRGDRSEGSEEEEEDEDGSTGHGYSGKKGRGICCVTWVAVASVTLCCVAIGIGFYGNSEANDGMYQLTSSLLTANYTLASIDLLISDTITGLQLSVSGPLTTMDELFTGSKPFLVSLRNCRRLSENVINLLSSISMARSSSDAGLGNDSSISGASIIPLTPVPPSVAPTMVPTSGLMPNPFSPGWAANTLMVNEDYRWLSYVLLLLLDLIVCLFILLGLAKQARWLLILMTVLAWLALFLSWGSLGLETATVVALSDFCSDPNTFVLNSTHFNTGTSSDVLDYYLTCSRRMNSPFQQLLTQSQRALSNIHTHLSSLERNALPQFPKAEKSLRDVQQILNSTEGNFHQLVALLNCRGLNKDYIDSLKGLCYDGMEGLLYLSLYSFLSALAFTAILCSLPGAWRSFPSESEEYEDSDSESEDPFTSHQDSKRFLQWQPWL